In the Streptomyces cinnamoneus genome, GGCCGGGAAGGGCGTTTGCCGGGGCGCGGCTGGCGGGCATAGCCGGGCAACGCGGCCAGGAACATGCTCTCCACCGTCCGGTTCAGGCCCTCGACCGTGCCCTTGAGGTGCGGGGTGTAGGCGGGCAGGTCCTCCACGGTGACGTCTAGGAGATCGAACGCGGCCGTCACCGTCCGGGACAGGAAGTCCTTGCCACGGTCCACCTGCACCTTCTCCGGCAAACCGCCGAACGGGCCATAGGGGTCCTCGCGAAGGACCGCGGAGCGCAGCGCGGCCAGCACCGACTCCCGCGACGGATGCACCGGCGTGACCGCGACGCCGGTGATCGCGTTGGTGGCACAGTCCGTGAACCAGGTAATCCACGGCCTGCGGGGCTTGCCGTCGACATCGACCAGCACCGGAACCTGCATGTGGTCGGTCTCCCACACCTTGTTACGCCAGCCCCGCGACCGGGCCAGGAACACATCATGCTTGCGCGCCGCCCGCTCCCCACCCACAAGCCCCGCCCGCTCCCCCGGCGACAGATCCCGACGGATCGCCCGGTGCAGCGTCGGAATCGACGGGGGTGGATCCCCCTCGCCCCTAGCCGCGCGAGCGGCCAGCTCACGATGAACCGCCGCGACGTTCCCCTTCCACAGCCCCAGCAGAGCCCGGACCTCATCAGTAACCGTGAACCGCCCGGAATACGCGGCCCGCTCCCCCGGTGCCCGGGCCGCAGCCTCGTCCCGCTCAGCAGCCGCCAGCCACCGCCACACCGCACGCTCCCGCACCCCCAGCACGTCCGCCGCCGACCTCACCCGCCCAGTCGTAAGCTTCCCCTCCCGCCGCAGGACCAGCAGACGGCGCACCGCCGGTCCCCGCAACGCCCGAACCGACACAGCCGGCAAAGCCCCACTCGAACCGCCACCCGTCCCTTCCGGGGCCGGGCCCTGCACTCCCTGATCCACACCCCCGAGCACACCAACACCCATCGGCCAGCGGATCAGAACTCACAAAACTGAGACAGCGTCACCCCTCACGCGATAACGCCCCGGGACAGCGATACCCCGCGGTTCTCTCACGCCCAGGACAGTGGCCCCACACTCCCTCAACCACCACTGACCAGCAGCAACACCCCCAGGCCCGCTGTCACTCACCCACTGTCACAAAACAGAGAGATCGCAGCCGGGGTGCTCCCGGCGGCCGCTGGAAACTGTGTGACGAGAACCCAAGAGCACGCCGAGGACACCTGCCGCTTGTCTACCAGAGCCGTCTGCCGCTGTCCCAGCACGCCGTCAACCACCTCGCCGGCCTACTGCGACGCCACCTGAAGGCGATACGGTCCCGGTGGCGGGTCCTGCCGGCCGGGCAAATCACGGTAATCGTCCTGACCGTGCTGCGCCACGATCAGCGCCTGGCCAACATGGTCGGCGGCAGCAACGTGCCGAGTCCACCATCCGCCGCTGGCGGGACGAACCCGTCGCCCTGCTCGCCGCGCAGGCCCCGCATCTGGACCGTGCCCTGAAGAAGGCCGCCAAGCGGGGCGGGAAGGTGGTCCTGATCGACGGCCCCCTCATCCCCACCCAGCGCCGCACCAGCAGGGCCGACCGGTGCAACAACTCCGGCAAACACCGCCACCACGGCCTGCACTTCCTCGCCCTGGCCGACGAGAAAGACCGCCTGATCTGGGTTTCCGCCCGGCTCGGCCGCACCCACGACATCACCGCCGCCCGCCACGACCATGTTCTGGCCCATCTGCGCGCCGCTGGTCTCAGCGCCCTCGCAGACCTCGGCTTCCACGGCCCGGACAACGACGTACGTGCCCCCGCCATCGTCACTGGCTTCGCTGCCAGCCGTGCCCACAAGCTCACTCCTGGTCAGAAGGAGGCCAACCGGGTCCTCGCCGTCGGCCACGCGCCGGTCGAGCATGGTTTCGCCCATCTGAAGAACTGGCGGATCCTCACCAAGCCCCGCACCGACCCCGCCCGCGCTGCCCGTCTCCTGCGCGCTCTGCTCGTCCTGACCAACCTCAAAGTCAACCGCTGACTGTTTTTCGACAGGTAGGGAGATCCCCATGCAGGACAGTGGTGTTACAATGCCTAACACAATGAGGTGGGAGCGACGCTGATGAGCGTGTCTGGCCGACGAGTTGAGCGTTGTCCGGACCGTGGGGGCATCACCGTGGATCGTGTCGGATGAACTGTGGGAACGGATCGAGCCGCTGCTGCCGGGCAAGGAGCGTCGGTTCCGGTACCCGGGCCGCAAGCCGTTGCCAGACCGGGAGGTCCTGTGCGGCGTCCTGTACGTGCTGTACACGGGCATCCAGTGGGAGTACCTGCCCCAGGAGCTGGGTTTCGGGTCGGGCATGACGTGCTGGCGGCGGCTGCGGGACTGGAACGAGGCCGGAGTCTGGCAGCGCCTCCACGAGATCCTGCTGGCCGAGCTGAATGCCGCGGCGAAGCTGGACTGGTCGCGGTGCGTCATCGACTCCAGCCACGTGCGGGCGCTAAAAGGGGGATCCACACCGGCCCGTCACCGGTTGACCGGGGCCGGGCCGGCTCCAAGCATCACCTGATCACCGACGGGCACGGCACCCCGCTCGCGGTCCTCCTCACCGGCGGCAACCGCAACGACGTCACCCAGATGCTGCCCCTGCTCGATGCCATCCCGCCAGTGCGGGGACGCGTCGGGCACCCCCGCCGGAAGCCGGACTCGCTCTTCGCCGACCGCGGCTACGACCACGACATCTACCGCAACTGTGTACGCGAGCGAGGCATCGTGCCGGCCATCGCCCGCCGCGGGACCCGCCACGGAACCGGCCTGGGCACCTACAGGTGGGTGGTCGAGCGGAGTTTTGCCTGGCTCCACGGCTTCAAACGCCTCCGCATCCGCTGGGAACGACGAGCCGACATCCACGAAGCCCTCCTCTGCCTCGCTTGCTGCCTCATCACCCTCAGGCAGATCAACTCATTGTGTTAGGCGCTGTTAGTACTCCAGCAGCGATTCGTGTCCTGAGCTGCGTTTTTGGTAGTGACAGTGGTGGGCGATGGCTTGGTGGTGTCTTCTCCAGGCCGACCAGTTCAGTGTGTGGGTGATGGGGTCGCGGTCGGCTCGTGGGTGGGGCAGGAGAGTGTCCAGGAGTCGCCGGATTTCTGCCACGGTGAGAGGGACGAGGGCTGATCCGTTTCTGCAGCCCCCTTTGCGGCGTCGCCGGCCTGGGCTGCAAGTGCGGCCAGGAAAGCGTGGGCCAGCATGGCCAGGGTGATGTGCCGATACCAGCCGATGTAACGGCGGACCTCGTACTCATCCAGGCCGCACTCGTTCTTCGCGGCCTGGAAGCATTCCTCGATCGCCCAGCGGGAGCCGGCGATCCGGACTAGCTCAGCCAGCTCGATGCCCACAGGTGCGTAGGCGAGGTAGTAGGGGAGCTCGCCGGGGTCGGACAGGCTGCGGCGGGCCATGACCCAGCGGTGGTGCGTCGGCGGATCGGGGGCGAAGATCAGGTTGGTAGGCAGTTTGGCTGCGGCCCAGTCATAGACGCGCGGGCCCTTCGCCCCGTCCCCGCAGG is a window encoding:
- a CDS encoding transposase family protein, producing the protein MVLIDGPLIPTQRRTSRADRCNNSGKHRHHGLHFLALADEKDRLIWVSARLGRTHDITAARHDHVLAHLRAAGLSALADLGFHGPDNDVRAPAIVTGFAASRAHKLTPGQKEANRVLAVGHAPVEHGFAHLKNWRILTKPRTDPARAARLLRALLVLTNLKVNR